The stretch of DNA CGGTTCGTTCAGGATTGTACCTCACACCACAAAAAGGATATATTTTAGCCATAGTAAGCTCCTTTCCACTTGTCGTATAATAAAGGTACGACAAGATCAGTGCTTTTCCCTTCTCAATTATGAACAGTCGCGCGCAAACAAGCCACCTTTTACGAGGTTGAAAAGCATAAGCTTTCCTTGTATAATACTCTTGACTACCGAAGTAGTGTGGTGAGCTCCTTGCAGGACGTCATTACAAACATGAAGGACCTGGGATTTACGGAATATGAGGCCCGCGCTTATACTGCTGCTTTGCAGAAAGGCCAACCAGTCACTGGCTACGAACTAAGCAGACTATCCGGTATTCCCACTTCAAAAATCTATGAGACGATTGACAGACTCAAAGATAAAGGCGCCCTTTGGGCAAACCTTTCAGACCCGGTTAAGTACGTAGCAGTCAATCCCAAGCAGCTTCTTCGGCAATGTCAACAGCAGTTTCAACAAAAGATCGATTTCCTTGACCGCAACTTCGCCGATCTTCTCGTTGAAAAAGGTTCAGATCAAATATGGAATATTCATGGCTACGATAACATCGTCGCCAAGGCTTGCGACATGCTGGTTAGTTGCCAGCAACGTGCCCTGGTTGCCCTATGGCCCGAAGAAGCAGAACATATAAAGGATGCACTACCAGGCAAAGCACGTGTCGTAATCCTTTCCTATGGAAAGCTGAGCACCATGAATGGTGCTCAAGTTTTTGTGCATGACTACGAAAAGGAAGTCCGAGACGAACAGAATAGCCGTTTGTTCGTTGTTACTTCCGACGGTGAACAGGCTCTGATTGGAGCAATGCACGAAGAAGCCCATGCAGCATGGACAACCAACCCAAGCCTTGTCTTGATTGCCCAGGAATACATTAAACATGAGATCTACCAGGTACGTATCATGGCGCATTACGGAGACAAGTTTGCTGAGGTTTTTGGTAATAGTCTAGAACATTTACGCCTCGGTCGTGAACCGGGATAGCAGCAGAAAGGATTGAAGTATTGTGTGTGTACTAGTTATTAATAGTGGGAGTTCTTCGCTCAAGTATAAGCTCTATGACATGAAGAACAACAATATCCTCGCCACAGGCTTGGTTGAGCGTATCGGATGCAATGGTTCTAGTAATTATGTTTTTACCCATGATGGTCATGGAAAACTCAATCTTGAGCAATCCATCGACAACCACAAAGAGGCACTCAAACTTGTGCTAGACACCCTGCAGGACGCATCATATGGTGCAATCGATAGTCTTTCGGATATTTACGCAGTGGGACATCGGGTACTCCATGGCAAGGAAAGCTACGCCAATTCGGTAGTTGTTACTGAGCAGGTGATCGACACCCTTAAAGGTTTCATTGAGCTTGGACCATTGCATATGCCCGCAAATATTATGGGTATTGAGGCATGCAAAGAACTAATGCCTGATGTTGTGCAGGTTGCTGTCTTCGATACGGCATTCCATCAGACCATTCCAGAAAAGGCCTTTCTTTATGCCATACCCTACGAGCTTTACCAGGAGCACGGGATTCGTAAATACGGTTTTCACGGTACATCCCATCGGTATCTTTCCCACAAAGTGGCAGAATTGCTAAAACAGCCCCTAGAGCAGCTGCGTATCATCACCTTGCATCTTGGCAATGGCTGTAGTATGGCGGCTGTTAAAAACGGCGTCTGCATTGATACCACCATGGGTCTTACCCCTTTGGAGGGTTTGATCATGGGAACTCGTTCGGGGGACTTGGATCCTGCGGTAATCCGGTTCCTTGCCGAAAAGCTGGATATGTCCATTATTGAGATTGATGACATGCTAAACAAGCAGAGTGGTCTTTTGGGTATCTCGGGGATCAGCTCAGATATGCGGGATATCCATAGCGCCGTTGACGCAGACGACAAGCGCGCTAAACTTGCGTATGAGGTCTTTATCTACCGAATTCGCAAGTATCTAGGTGCTTTTTGGGTAGCCATGGGCGGTGTCGATGCCATAGTCTTTGCCGGGGGAATCGGCGAAAACGATAAGCTGGTTCGCAGGGACGTTTGTAGTGATCTAAAGTGGCTGGGACTGGAGATTGACGATGAGAAGAACAACGGCTGCAACCGTAAGGAAAAGTCTATCTCTAAGGATTCCTCAAAGGTTCGGGTTATGGTCATCCCCACTGACGAGGAACTGGTGATTGCTCAGGATGCCCTCCGCTTAGCAAAGCGTGAGTACGCCGTCCGCTAAATAGGGAGCGATTGCCTTTGACGCTAACCGAAAAGCTCTATCAAAGGGCATACGAACTGGGGATTGATGCTTTAAGCATCATCCCCGTCTCCTGCTTCTCCCGTTTGGCCCATCTGCTACAAAGAAGGGAAAACAAGCTTTCCCCATGGGCTCCCCAGGATCTAGCAAAGGCTGTCGATCCCTCGCTGATTTTACCTGGCGCAAAGAGCATTCTCTGTACAGCAATTTCCTATAACAATACCGTACCCCACACATCAGGATTGGTAGGTCAGGTTGCACGGTTTGCCCGGGTAAGGGACTACCATCGGGTGTTTTCTGCAAAGCTTCAAGAACTAGGCCAGTACCTAGAAAACCTTACTGGGGCGGAATTTAGAGTCTGTGTTGATACCGGTCCTTTGTTCGATCGAGAAGCAGCTTACCTTGCTGGTATTGGCTGGTATGGTAAGAACAACTGCATCATTGTACCCAGATTGGGCTCATGGGTGTTTCTGGGAGAGATGATCACAACCTCTGATTTGACCCCATCCTTTGGTGCCCCTTTGCCATCTAGATGCGGAAGCTGCAATCGATGTATCAAGGCCTGTCCCACCCAAGCACTGCAACCTTTTGGTCTTGATCATACCAAGTGTTTAAGTTATCTGACACAGAGTAAGGATTACGTTAGCCCAAAACTGTGGCCCCTTTTTGGAGACTCCCTCTATGGTTGCGATCGATGTCAAGAGGTCTGTCCACATAACCATGATACACCAACAAACCTGCACAACGAGTTTATTCCAACAGGTGTACTTGCCCATCCTTTGAATCTTGCCTGGTTGATGGAGTTATCTACAAAGGGTTTCACCAAGCATCTCGGGTCCACTCCCATGGGCTGGGCCGGCAAATCCACCTTACAGCGCAACGGCATTATCCTGCTGGCCAACCAGGGAACTAAAGATGCCAAGTTACTCATCAAGAAAGCAGCACAAAGCAACAGCCCCCTAGTTAGGGAGTGCGCCCAGGATTACCTGGAGCGGGTTTAGGCCCTAGCAGGGAATCACTACCGTTGCGACGAAAAGTACTCTAGTATGAAAACACTCAGACAAGAGGAAAGGGTACATCCGATGGAAAAGATCAGTTTTGCTTTAGTTTTGACCATGTGCAGCCTTCTTCTAGTCAGCTGTGCTAGAACCCCTGGTCTTGCCTACTCCGTTTCCGGCCGAATTACCGATAACAAGGGAAGACCTATCGCTAATGTCACACTAACCACAGATACTAGTCCCGCCCACGTGGCTGTTACCGACCATTTGGGGCGATGGGCTATCACCGATCTCCAGGATGTAGTCAGTATTACCCCGACAAAACCAGGTCGGCGGTTTATTCCTGCTCACAGACTTGTCATTGGGCCTAACTCCCACGTAGACTGGACTCAATCAATGACAGTTATCAGTGGGGAACCAGTGGCTACCTTGGAACAGGCCCGGGCCTGGCTTGCCAAAAGAGCACCCCACAGGGAAGTACTAGCCGATCTGTACTACACCATCGCTCCCGACTATGGAATCAGGCCAGATGTAGCCCTTGCCCAAGCGGTTAAGGAGACTGGAGCGTTTCGTTTTGACGGCATCGTCCAGGCGTGGCAGAACAACTTCTGCGGTCTTGGTGCCACTGGTACTCCCAGCGACGGCTTGACCCCCCTCAACGGTGCCGACCCGACCCGGGTACGTTTTGAAAAGGGGGTATGTGGAGCGATTTTCTCCGATGAGGCCACGGGAGTGGAGGCCCACATCCAACATTTATTCGCCTACGCCAGCACCAGTGCCCTACCTCCAGGCAAAACCCTACTAAGTCCCCGCTTTGTCTACGTTAAGCGAGGTTCGGCTTTGTTTGTTGAGCACCTTGGGGCCCGGGAAAACCCAACAGGCGTTGGCTGGGCCTATCCTGGATATACCTATGGAGCAACCCTGGTTTGGGACTATGTTGAAGAACTGATTAATTTCATTTACTAAAGGAGTGCGTTCATGCTTAAAGCTGGATTAGTATCGATAAGTTTTCGCAAGTTATCACCCGTTGAGATTGTGGATCTTGTAAAAGAAGCCGGGCTTTCAGGTATTGAATGGGGCGGTGATGTCCATGTACCCCACGGAGATCTAAAAGCAGCCCAAGAAGTAGCTCGCATCACCCAAGAAGCGGGCCTTGTTACTGCGGCCTATGGCTCCTATTACAGATTGGGGGAAAAGGATCTGTGTTTTTCCGCTGTCCTAGATACAGCAAAGACCCTTGGTGCACCCACCATCCGGGTTTGGGGCGGTGTTAGGCCATCTTCCCGAGTTGACAGCTCCTATTACCAAACCCTAGTGGCTGATGCCCGACAAATAGCAAAGCTCGCCGAAAAAGAGAACATCACCATCGCTCTAGAGTTCCATGGAGGAACTATCACCGATACAAATGAGTCCACAGTCCGGTTCCTAACCGATGTTGGGGTCAGTAATTTTAAGACCTACTGGCAACCGGCTGTTGATACCCAAGAAGGATATCGTTTGTCTGGACTACAGCAAGTCCGCCCATACCTAAGTAACATTCATGCCTTCCATTGGGAGCCCCATACTCTTCGCCGAGCCCTAGCCGAAGGGGAGACAGAATGGAGCAAGTACATAAACGTGGTTAAGTCCTTGACAGGCGAACGTTGGATCCTCCTAGAGTTTGTGCGGGATGATGCACCGGAAGCTTTCCTGGAGGATGCCAAGACGCTAAAGCGTTGGCTCGCATTATAGACCATTGTTCTATCCATTCCCCCACACACAGGCTTGGGAGTTGAAGCAGCCAAGTTTACACAAAGGCCTCTTTGGGCCTTTGTGAACACCCACCAAAAAACTGTTCAAACAGACCCCTGGTCACAGATAGATATAAAACTTGGCCCATAGCAGACATTAAACCAAAGGCATTGATTAGACCATCTCTGAAAAAGATGCAGTGTATGTTTCAGCTTCTTTTCTCACCCGGTCACATTGGTACCTTGAAGCTTAGGAATCGCTTGATCATGCCTGCTATGGGGTCAAGTATGCAGGACGCGGAAGGTTTTGTCACCGAGCGGATGTACCACTACCACCGTGTAAGAGCACCAGACGGTGTCGGGATGGATACCGCGTGGAAATTGCCGCGGTTCATCCCACCAGTGGCGGTGCGGGTCTTGCCCTATGGGATGATAGATACACTCCCAGACTGAGTGATCTTGTCGATGTAATCCACCAAGGGGGAGCGGCAGCATGCCTGCAGCTGTGGCACGCTGGACGACAAACCAATTCTAGGGTAACGGGCATGAAGATCGTTGCACCATCACCCATACCCTACTCCCCTTTGCCAAGAGGAGCCAGTTGAACTCACTAAGGAAATGATCAAAGAATTAGTAAATGCATATGCAAGCGCAGCTTGGCGGGGGAAGAGGCAGGATTTGATGCGCTAGAGGTGCATGGCGCCCACGGATATTTGATCGCCCCATTCATGTCTGCCTATTCCAAGGAAAGAGAAGACGAGTACGGTGGTCCCCTAAAGAACCAAGCCCGCTTTGCCCTAGAGATCATTGATGCCATCAGGAGAAAGGTAGGCTCTGGTTATCCGATCATCTACCGCCTCAGCGGCGAAGAGAAGGTAAAGGATGGATTAACCATTGAGGACGCAAAAGGATCGCAGTACTGATGGCCAACCACGGGGTCAATGCAATCCATGTCTCCATAGGGGCCTATGAAACACTACGATATACCGTGCCCCCGATGGATCTTACTCCGGGGATTCAATGTTTGGGCGGCAGCAGAGATCAAAAAGGTTGTGAACATACCGGTAATTGCTGTTGGGAGGATTAACGACCCAGCCCTGGCTAAAGAGATCATTGCCCAGGGAAAGGCGGATTTCATTGCCATTGGGCGTGCATTGCTAACTGATCCCCAGTGGCCCACGAAGGCTAAGGAAGGTAGGAACGGAGAGAGCCGCCGCTGTATTGCTTGTAGCGTTGATCGCTTGCTGCTGGAGAGCAAGCACGTTACCTGCATGCTAAACCCCACCTGTGGCAGGGAACAGGAGTCTCCTCCCCTCTCTCCTGCTAACAAGAAGGTGGTGAGGCCTTGCGGGAATGG from Limnochordia bacterium encodes:
- a CDS encoding glucosaminidase domain-containing protein; protein product: MEKISFALVLTMCSLLLVSCARTPGLAYSVSGRITDNKGRPIANVTLTTDTSPAHVAVTDHLGRWAITDLQDVVSITPTKPGRRFIPAHRLVIGPNSHVDWTQSMTVISGEPVATLEQARAWLAKRAPHREVLADLYYTIAPDYGIRPDVALAQAVKETGAFRFDGIVQAWQNNFCGLGATGTPSDGLTPLNGADPTRVRFEKGVCGAIFSDEATGVEAHIQHLFAYASTSALPPGKTLLSPRFVYVKRGSALFVEHLGARENPTGVGWAYPGYTYGATLVWDYVEELINFIY
- a CDS encoding acetate kinase, producing the protein MCVLVINSGSSSLKYKLYDMKNNNILATGLVERIGCNGSSNYVFTHDGHGKLNLEQSIDNHKEALKLVLDTLQDASYGAIDSLSDIYAVGHRVLHGKESYANSVVVTEQVIDTLKGFIELGPLHMPANIMGIEACKELMPDVVQVAVFDTAFHQTIPEKAFLYAIPYELYQEHGIRKYGFHGTSHRYLSHKVAELLKQPLEQLRIITLHLGNGCSMAAVKNGVCIDTTMGLTPLEGLIMGTRSGDLDPAVIRFLAEKLDMSIIEIDDMLNKQSGLLGISGISSDMRDIHSAVDADDKRAKLAYEVFIYRIRKYLGAFWVAMGGVDAIVFAGGIGENDKLVRRDVCSDLKWLGLEIDDEKNNGCNRKEKSISKDSSKVRVMVIPTDEELVIAQDALRLAKREYAVR
- the queG gene encoding tRNA epoxyqueuosine(34) reductase QueG; the encoded protein is MTLTEKLYQRAYELGIDALSIIPVSCFSRLAHLLQRRENKLSPWAPQDLAKAVDPSLILPGAKSILCTAISYNNTVPHTSGLVGQVARFARVRDYHRVFSAKLQELGQYLENLTGAEFRVCVDTGPLFDREAAYLAGIGWYGKNNCIIVPRLGSWVFLGEMITTSDLTPSFGAPLPSRCGSCNRCIKACPTQALQPFGLDHTKCLSYLTQSKDYVSPKLWPLFGDSLYGCDRCQEVCPHNHDTPTNLHNEFIPTGVLAHPLNLAWLMELSTKGFTKHLGSTPMGWAGKSTLQRNGIILLANQGTKDAKLLIKKAAQSNSPLVRECAQDYLERV
- a CDS encoding sugar phosphate isomerase/epimerase; the encoded protein is MLKAGLVSISFRKLSPVEIVDLVKEAGLSGIEWGGDVHVPHGDLKAAQEVARITQEAGLVTAAYGSYYRLGEKDLCFSAVLDTAKTLGAPTIRVWGGVRPSSRVDSSYYQTLVADARQIAKLAEKENITIALEFHGGTITDTNESTVRFLTDVGVSNFKTYWQPAVDTQEGYRLSGLQQVRPYLSNIHAFHWEPHTLRRALAEGETEWSKYINVVKSLTGERWILLEFVRDDAPEAFLEDAKTLKRWLAL